In Taeniopygia guttata chromosome Z, bTaeGut7.mat, whole genome shotgun sequence, the sequence TCTCTGCATACTCGTGTTTCAACGTGAAAGTTTTTACTCCAAAATAGTATCTTTCACTGAATTttagtaaaaaattaaatgggaGAAAAGTCTTCCACTTAGTGTTTTTGCTTCATCAAAATTCCATGAAAATACCATATTGATCCAGAACACAGTGCTTTATTTGGATACTCCTGAAAACTCCATGccttccttctccccttccttTGCTCAATGCAAGGAATACCAACATTTCTTATGCCATATTTGTTGCCAATGTGTTTGTTTGAAGATCATGCATTTAGTAATGTTATGTTAAAATCATCTGATCTGGAATCCCTTCCCAACTTCAAAATTCACACACTTCATTTGTTACTCCAGCTGCACCAGACCTAGACGTCTCTTTCATCTACTTTCTCTGTTGTAATTGACCAGTCCTTACTCTCTTTGATCACTGATTTGGTCAAATAAGACTAAAATGCAATGATCCCTTGAAACATGGTGATCTAGTCAgtattatttcatattttcccatttattaGGTATCAAGACTTAATTCTGTCATTTAATAAATATCTTCAATGATATGAAATGAATAGAGACCCTCAGCTTTAAGAGGCAGGAGACATGAATTCCATTCAAATTGGCCcagtaatatttattttatcttcagAGTGACTCATGAACTGTTTCAAGTTTAGATAAGCAATTAATGCATCCATGACTCTTAAGAGACAGCGAAAAGATGATTTTGAGCAAGCAAATAATGGCCTTCTTTGGCACGCAGCAGACTCTGTAGTTTTCGCTACATTTTGTGAGTTTTAAAGAagtaaatggagaaaaaaaaaatcttgtatgTTTGGAAGTATCATATATAAATATGCAATTGTTAATGTGAGAATCTACCGTGTATCCTGCTTAATGATACATGTAGTTGTGCTGGTTTTTTATTTGCTCATAGGCATGTTTGTGTAAATAACCCCATGTGAAGGATTTTTTCTAACTCTTCGCAGGAATATTTAAGTGTGATTTATATTCATGCTCTAACCCCTGTGTGCTGTGGAAAGAACACTGGTGCCTATATaatgtgttttccttttacaaaaaactcttttttcctattaatttcCAACTTGTTCCCTGTTCTGCTTGGGTCAACAGAGCAGTGCCACTCTGTCTCCATCTGGAATGTGTCTGTCCCTTTCTTCTTCGTGttccaaaatcactttcaatCCCTgtctcccacagctctgctggatgAGAAATAATTGCAGCAGCAGTTCATGATCTCAATACCTGTGCATTATTTGCTGCCATTCTGCAGAACCCAGTAGAGATGTGTAGGCTGCGCAACAATTGGTGGATTTCTCTATTTTCACACCTATATATTGTCATGGATTTAATGCTGCTTCTGCTCCCAAAGTCTCTCTAGGTCCATTTATCTACTGCTATTGCTCAGGGCACAGCATACCCAGTGCTTTTCAGCTGGAACAGAATTGTTTTAGCAAACATCTGTGTGAATGCTTATGCAGATACAGTATAAGATAGGTTTAGGAGAGCTGCATCATACAAAACAAGAAGAGTGTGCATTTTTAGGAGAATCTGAAGAAGAAGAGAGGTAGTTCTTACACACTGGACAAGAGCTCAAAGTGCCTATTGTTACAGAGCACCCTGCAGATCATCCTGTGCTGCCTTTGCGCTCAGCCTGAGGTGCCACGTGCTGGTCTCTGGGCTTGTGCATTGCCAAGGAGATCCCCGTGGAGGGCACTCTACAGCCCCATGAACGCACAAGAACTTTATGACACACTTAAGCCtcagacacaaaaacccctAAACCAAAGTAAAACaccacaacaaacaaaaaaacccccaagcaaacaaaaaacccatgGAAATTTATTTACAAGTTATAATCAGTTGTCTCGTGTCCCCTCCATTCTGTTATCCAAACCACTGTCAATGTTAAGACAGAAGGACAAAGAGAGGGTTTAGCAGGACTGACAAAGTTTTGGTATGGGTGGAGCCTGTTGGCGCTGCCTTTCGGTAGGGATGGATGGCACAGCCCCGGGCCATGGCAGAGCAGCCTCCTGTGCACCTGCAGTGGGGTTCAGCAGCAGTTTAAGCCACTCTCACCCTGCATTGCccaagggctgctctggcagcGTCCTCAGCTCTCTCTTGCCCCCTTTCCTTCCGTGCTACCCCGGCAGCTGAAAGCCAAGCTGGCCAAGGGGGTGTCTGTGCTCTCAGCACAGTTTGGTTCTACTGTTCGAAGACTTGTGCTGCCACACGCTGGGGAATCTGCGGCTGAAAGCTTCACTGGAGTACAACAAACAGAGGGCCTGACAAGAGGGGAAAGGACCCTGAGGTCAGGCAAGAGatgaagggaaaaggggaacggaaaaggagagaagagaaaattcaCAGGGCTTGATACTTAAATCTTCCTGCAAATTTTGCATACAACTATTGTTCTGGATTCCCAAAAGATCAACGGTGTCTGAGTTTATTAGTAAataaaagagatgaaaaagaatatttagTTGTTCATTGGCTATTCTGAGCACTGATGATTTTGGGATCTGAAGGGAGATGCAGTATGTGACCATGttactgaaaaaatatataaatatgcatataaAAATGTGGAAATCAGAACCACagcatgaaaaacaaaaggtCAAATCAATTCTGACATTTCCTAATTTTGAAAGTAAAGAATCTGTGCTACAGGTTTGCTAAAATTCTTGTAGGTACTTTTATATGTACTACAAGCATGCAAAACTTCAGAAtgagattttcaaaagcagtatGTCTTCACCATGTTCTAACAGTTTTCCAAACAGTTAGagacaacaaaaatattaaaattctggAAGCTCTCAAACCCTTTCATCTCAGTCTAatcctgaaaataaatgtatgttATGTGTCTTCTGAAAAATAGGCATAATTATATTCTGTTAAGgagaattttttattcttttttttctttttttttcctggttctttttttttttgttgttgttgttgtttaatcAGCTGTCTAGTGCTGGAAACAAAGCAAGATCTTTCTTGTGGCATAGAATagcagcagaaagaagaatTTAATAGACTGTATTTAGAGCTTCGTTTTTCTTACCGGTTATTTTTGCTGGAATTGCTGGACAGCCAAACTGATAGGATATGGATGGAGCAATGGATGATGGCTACCCCAGCTTTACCAAGCCTTTGAGAGTGTTTCCTACAGAATGCTTAAACACAAATTGCCAAAATGCCCAGCAAGGAAGACTGAAAAACGGATGAGGAGTGTCATCAGTAGCACAAAATAGAGCTGGAGGTAAGGCAGGAGTGCTCTGACCCCCAGAGGCTGATCCTGGGGCAGATACTCTTTAATGTCTTCATTCGTGGCCAAGCTGGAGGAGCAGTTTACCCTCAGCAAGTCTGCAGACAATATGAAACTGGCAAGGGCAGCTGATAGCTCAAATGCTTTTGCCATTTAAAGGGACCTCAGCATGCTAAAGAATTGGCCTGAGGGGAATCTGATGGCCTTCAACAAAGGGAAATGAGAAGTCTTGGACTTGGACAGGAATAACCCCAGGCAAcaagagctgcaggaggctaactgcctgggaagcagctttttattttccttccttgctgGCTTGGGATTGGGCTGCAAAGCAAAGGCAGAAGGatggctgcagccagggaaaGAGAGGGTTTGCACCTGGCCCTGCCGTGCCGAGCCCGGccagccccgggagccgccccgcccgcgctgTGCCCGCGGCCCCGGCTCTGCCGCGCTCGTCCCGCCGAGTCCGGCCCGCGCCGGGGCCCGAGCGCAGCGCCCCCCTCAGGCCGCGCGCCGCCGGCGCAGCCGCGGCCGTTGCGCTGTGGCCGTTGTGGCGGCACTCGGCGATCGGCACCATGGCGGAGCTGCCGCTGCCCGCCGGGCTCTGCGCCAGCACCTTCCCCGCCAAGCTGTGGCGCCTGGTGAACAGCCCCCGCGTCCGCTCCGTGCGCTGGGACAGCCgggccctggggctgctcatcGACCGCTCCCTCTTCGAGCGGGAGCTGCTCAGCCCGGGCAACGCccaggggccggccccgcgccccttCAGGGCCACGCGGTTCCGCAGCTTCGTGCGCCAGCTCCACCGCTACGGCTTCCGCAGggtgccgggccgggctggctcAGCTGCGCCGGGCGATGCCGGGGCCTGGCTCCACTACAGCAACCCCTGCTTTCGCCGCGACCGCCCCGACCTCCTGCTCTGTGTCAGGCGCCGGAGCACGCCCAACAGGCagcggccggcggcggggcgggagggCCGCAGGCGCCCTCCCCccggctcccagcagctccccggggcGCGGCCGCTGCCGGACGGGCAGGGCAGGCGCGCTCGCTTCCGGCCACTGCCCACGGAgcggccgctgccgcccggCGCCCGCCCTGCGGCTTCCACCTGCTGCACCGGGACCGGTCCGTGCCGGCCCGGTGGGAGGGGCCGAGCCGCTTCCAGGAGCTCTAtgggcagcggccaccgcccgCCGAGCAGGAGGTGCTTCAGATCCCGCCCTCCGACTTGCTCGGTTTCTGCGGggagccgctgctgccgctCGCGGGGGCGCAGCCCCGCAGCCGCTTCCAGGACCTCTACGGAGAGCAGCTGCCTCCGGTCGACCGGGAGCTGCTcaggatgcagccctgcagcttccagcctctccacagggagcagcagcccccagcctctGTCCCGCAAGGTAGGAAAAGAGCTGTAGCTCCTTGCTTTTCCAAAAGGTCATGAAAAGTGACTGAACTATTTTTCCACAAGGATCTGTCATTCTTGGCCCAAAATTGTCAAGCCTATAAAGAAGGGGCACCTAGAAAGCTAAAAGATTCTCTGCCTGGTTTTCCTGCATGTTTCCTGCAATGTTTAATCCAGGGTAGCAACAGAGATCTGTGTCCCAGAGCCACATTGTGGAGCCTGACCAATGTGTTTGGATTCTTGCAGCTGCCTCGGGCACTTCAGCCCCCAGTGCTccacctggcagtgctgcagcatcaacagcctccagctcagcacagaagGCCCCTGGGGAAGAGCAATTGCCACCAGTGGATCTCGGCTTTGCCATAGAGCAAATGATTCGGGAGATCAGGAGGTCCCTGTCTGAAAggtctccctctgctcaggtaATCCCAttggagaggaagggaagaggcTGGGCTGAGAGCTTTTCAATGTTGTTACATGGAGAAGGAGAGTAACTTATCCTTGATGTGATCCCAGCAAAATACTGAATGATctctaattttcttattttctattgtTCTTTCAAGGGGAATATTAATGTTGTCCCTGAGTCTTCAGGAGGGGAGCCTGTGGACCGAGCTGCAGCCGAGGAAACTCCATCTGGCACCGAGAGCTGCGGGAACAGTTCTCCAGAGCCCGAGGAGCCTGGTAAGGACAGAGCCCCCATTGGTTTAGAGAGGTGTGAGacggctgctctgagcctgccTCTGGCAGGAGGGGAGATGAGAAGAGTTGAGTTCTTGTCTGCAGGGTTGGTGCTTCCCCGTGCCTTTAGTTCAAATCCTGCACTGGCACAACCTGCCCGAGCCCTGCCCTCCATGCTTCTGCAGAGGCTCTGACACCGCGTCCTCTGCTGTGGCAAGAGAGCAGGGAATAAGCCTGACCTTGTGGGAGTTGTGTCACCAAGCTGGCTGTCCCAATTTGGTTCATAACTCAGCCATCAGCAGCCTTCAGCCATTTCAGTGAGGACAGTGGTCACTCCTTTACTGGCACTGTCTCTGTTTCAAGCTCTCGTGGGTGCCATTTGCACTGTGAGTGCTGAGACTCTGTCAGGATACTTAAATACTTTATACTGTTCAGTTTTGAACACTTGGAAGGATCCCTGTTCTTTAAAGAGCAGGCTTCAAATTGCCAAGTGAGAGTCTGCCTTTCAGGCCATCTTTTAAAGTCCCTCATGGACGGACAATTGGTGCTCAAGGGACACTTGGGCAAAGGCCAGTATTGACTCAgtgtttcctttgcttcccagaTCCAGTGTGATTGACTTCCCCAGGAGGGCTGCCCTGTGTGGCTGGAAGAGACAGAGGGAGAGCCTGTGACCATCGGGCAGGTAGAATTCCTCTATCTCTGGTTATATTTATAGATGTGTATagttatttttatgtatgtaATTGTATGTATAGGTTGATATAGTTATATTTATCTATCTAGATGGTTAGAGATCTGtatagttaatttatttttaggtttaggtgtatatatttatatttttatattttttataatatttatatttcagatGTGCACTTTTAGTTATAGATGTCCATAGTTGCATTTATACATGCGTATAGTGCATTTACGTGTATTTTTAGAGAGGCATATTTACATTGATATATGGGAGTTTAGTTGCATAGATTGATACCTGTATAGGTATAGGCCTCTTTTTaacttcttcctctgctctgcttcctccctcacctcttgcttttcctcctgtgccccctgtgtcgcctctccctgtgctgggtccGAGCtggagccgggccgggcggagcagcagctccagcccgggTGTCCCTGGAGCGGTGGGAGCTGCCGCTGGCCCCAGGCCCTGtcccctgaggagctgctgaaggacgGTGAGAGCGAGGGGGCCGAGGGGGCGGTGACGCTGAAGGGACGGTgaccctgaggtgctgctggggctgaggggtgtGGGGCAGCCGAGGGCgatggtggcactgaggtgacaGGGAAGTGGCACAGGCGGAGGGCGTGGCGGGTCTAGGGGGACAGGAAGGGTCAGAAGGGACTGAGGGGGTGAGAGGACTGTGAGGGGCTGAAGAAACTGAAGGGGGCTGGGGCTTTGCTGAGAGCATGACGGggctgaggggatggaggggccggcagggagcacagagggctCCGggactgcagctctgccaggcctTGGAAGCAATTCCAGAGCCTCCGCTTTTGCCACAGCTGCAGTAAATCATTGAGGACAGCCGGAGACTGACGGGATCCAGCAGGGAGAAGCCGCTGgccagcagcaagagcagggatgggggacctgctgctgccaccctggaGAGAGCCCGGGTGAGGCACAGGGCCGGGGAGGCAgggtggggctgagggtggcGGGGCTGAGGCCGCGGGCACTGCCCGGCGGGGCAGGAGCGGGCCCTgcccgtgctggggctgctcagcacagctgccccggctggcacaggggctgtccTTGGGCAAGGCAGCTGTGCCGGCAGGGCCCGGGAGCTGTGCCGGCTGTgccgggctgccggggctgggggacagtcccgccgcggctgcgctCACCACGGCCTGGCCCGCTCggctgctttttccttctcaccCTCCTGGGGAGGCTCTGAGATCTTCTCTTCCCTGATGGaagtgcagctgctgccaagggAAAGGTCCCCGTACTGACTCAGTGTTCCCTTTGCTTGCCAGCTGTGCCTTCTGCCATCCCTGTCCAGGAGAGTTGCTCTGCACAGGAGGAAGAGGCTTTGGAgatggggcagctggggagTTCTGTTTAGGGCTATACAGACTTGCACATAGACAGGAATTATTATATAGCTATGTACATATATGTGTTGCTATTTGTATAGGAATATTTCTATATGTCCTTATATTTATGGATGTGCGCTAGGTGTATATGCACATATATGTTTGTATTTacatatatgtttatatatgtaTCTAAGTATACACGTATGTTGTATCTGTTTTTAGTTCTCTAGGTTTAGAGCTGTATAGGTATCTATTTGTATTGATGTAGTTATAGGTatatggctttttaaaataggTATATTGGTATTTGTATTGGggatatatatatttttatatgtatattgATCTATTTCTATCTATTTATTGAGATTTACTTATGTATCCAGATGTATAGCTCTATGTTTGTATTGATGCAGTTGGATAGATATTTAGCTTGGCACAAtgatatttgtatatttatagATAGGTTTGGTTTATATATCTGTTGATAAATACGTATGTATGTAGTATGTGATGTTTGATCTATATTTACATCTGTAGATTGTTATACatgtgtatgtatttatatatatgtgtgcatatatgtatgtatttaattatatttaaatatgtatgGTGGGTATtgtatatttaaatatgtatgGCGGTATTGTATAACTCTATCGATTGAATTCTTAGTGCAGGGCTTTTTAGAGAAGGAATTAATATTCTCGTATTTCTGTATGGGCTGTACATTTGTAGTAATATGTAATAAATTTAAGTTGTTAGTGAAACAATTGATTTTTGTGTATAGTGAGTTGTTGTAGAAGTTGGcaataaatgcaaattttgtTATCTAAAGTTGGTATTTATATACTTTTACCTAGACTGGTTGTAATAATCTAATAAATTCTTGGTTTTAACCTTAATTGAGGTTTGTATAGTTCTGTATTGTTAGTGTGGATGTAGTAATTTGTAATAAATGACGTTTTCCAACTGAAATTGATTCTCGTGCATTTGTCAATCAGCAGAGTGGCTGTAGCAATCTGCAGGAAATGCCATTTGTCACCTGCACTGGATGTTTTGTGATTTGTGCTACCCAAAGCCATGAGCAGATGTAAATGCTCGAGGATTTTGGCCATGAAAATCTCTGGCCATGCCCAGGACTTGCactcaggctgggcaagggaaGCACAGATTTGGGATGGCAGCAGAGCCACACGTTGGCTCAGAACTCACTGCAAAGGCCTGCTGGGAAAACTCCAGGACTCCACTGAGAGTAGAACTCCAAGCAGGAGCCACCCTGGCGGCAGAAATCATtcacaatgaaaaaaagagagcaaatgTGGCAAAGCAGATGTGGGGAGACTCTGTGAGTCTGATAAAATGCTCTCAATCACCGCTGCCTAGGCACATCTGCAAAAATACTTTGTTAAAAACGGAACACCTCCCATGAAATACAGATTGCACTTTCTCCTTTACTTACCTTGCTCTGTGAGTGGAGAcactctctccttttccctgaGAATGTTTGCCCTTCAGCACCTGACATTAAATCAAAGGTTACATACTACCACTTGGCACCATAAATGAAAACAGCCCTGCCCTCGTGACAGTGTTTGCAAAGTCTTccctcctcctgtccccacaTCTCACAAACGGAACCATCCCCTTCCTGTCCAAAGTGTGCCTGAGGTGAGTGAGGGCTCCAGGAGCTCAGGAGGGTGCAAGAGCTCTGCAGGTGGAAGGTTTTGCAAAGCTTCCTGAGCATCAGTAATCTCTGGCTTTGCCAGTCTTCCCCTGGAATATTGTCCTACTCAAGGATGATCTTGGAGGATACTGTGCCTCCAGCTCACTCAAGTAAACTTTGTTTCCTTCAAGACGaatagaggaaaatgaaaattgtaATTGTTAGCGTGAAATTTGGGTTTTGGTGCAGCTGGGTTTGCTCCATTATTTGCTGTGGGAAGTAGGGTAAAACCTTTAAATTCCCAGCAGAATTTGATTACCAGCCCACACAGACCTGAATGAGGCCCAGGTGTGTTTGCTGCATGCTGGTCCAAGGGAAAAGCTGGAACAAGTCCCCTTTTATTGCAGCTGGAGCCTGTCTGTACTGTTGTCTCCAGGGCTGTCTGTGGTAAGACACGGCAATCCAGCCAGAAACGGTGGATATGAGAGTTCCAACAGCAGCCTGCTTCTCCAGAGTGAGGGACGAGGCCAGCCCAAAAGCCTGAAAGGTGTTGTGGGTACTGGAGAAGGCCAGGCTGTCCTTGTGCAGGGATGGCCTTCAAAGGGAACCTCACACCTTGTGCTGCTGACAAAGGACAGCTGGTGGCCTTCCACAAAAAGCTTCTTTTGTCCAGCTCTTTGACATGGTCCAGCCAGCAAcaattcctgctgctcacaccagCCCCTTTGCAAGCAGGAGGAATTTGTGGAAGCAGCCTGACAGCTTAGTGGCAGGAGAATAAAATACTCAGCTGGGTGTTATCAACTCTCTGCCAGAGCCTGCATCCTCAGCCCCTTATCTCTTCCAGTTGTCTCTGACGTGCAAGAAGTGGCAGGGAATCGCTGatcctggaaaagcagaaggagGAGAGGCAGTGGCTGGTCCCTGGAGGCCATGGGAGCAGTGAGAGCCATCCAAAATAGGATCTCTGCTGGGTTGTGGAGATAAGTGACCAGCCACCAATGCTCTGTGTGACACTGAGGCCATCTGTGAATGTGAGCATGGAAATCTGACCttgcaaaacagagaaaaagggGTCCTTGGGTATTTGCCACAGCTTGGAGGGGCTCTGAGTCACCTgcttcagtggaaggtgtccctgcccatggcagaggggttggatcTAGagggtctttaaggtcccttccaactcaaactcCTCTGTGAGTCTAAATTACAAACCCACGATGACAAAGAGAACACAGCAAACCTGGGTCCCGCTACATTATTGGAGGCTGCCTTAGTCACTTGTGTCACCTGGAGACTGGTTTGTCTCCAAAATGTATCTGGAGAAGTTTTCATGGTCCCACAGTATTTAGGTGTGACTTTCCTGGTTCAGGGCCCCAGAAGATGCCAGAAGAGATTATTTGCAAGCAAAGAATTGGTTAAGCTGCCTGTGAACCTGATGGGAGAAGTGTCCTCATGTTATTGCAGTGTTTACTGTGTACAGgtgatattttttccattttgaataTGCAATATTCTTCCACAATGTTTGTATATGCATAAATACTGGCTTTAAATCCTAATTCCATCTTCACACAAGGATGTGTAATccatcaaaaatatttaacatgGAGCCATATTAGCTTTGGGCTTGATGGTATGGGTAAAGTGTTTGATGGGGAATGGTAGCTCTAACAAATATCCCTCCTGTTAATTTGGGTCTGTCCTTTATCAACCCTCTTGCATAGAAATCACTTCTTTACAGCAGAGACAAAATGAAGTTCCTTAATACAGATGAGAATTGCACAATTCAGCCTGAATAAAGGGGAAGTTTTTTGTTATTGTGAAAAGACAATCTAGATAACGTGTTTGCTGTGCATCCTGGAGGAGACTTCACAGTTaagaatggaaaggaaaaagacatttttcttaaGAAGTGTCTTGAAAGAGCATTCTGTTTTACCAGAAGCAGCTACACTGATACTGACCTCCACAATTATAAATGCACAACAACCACTTCTATTACTTAATCTGGCCATGATTTTTAGCTGCAATTCCAAAATCTCATTAAATATGTTGCTGTGCTTTAAACAAGGAAAGAGAGCAGAAACACCAACATTTCTCATCAGCTTTCTGGGCTGGAAAGACCATTTAATTTATGTTCTCTTAGCTGTCAGCCTAAACTCTGATGTGCAAACCTTAGGTCTTTGTTGGACCTTATAAACTTCTTTAGCACTGACATAGACGCAAACCTGATATAAAATCCTTTAGGCATCGCAGTGATTTAGAGGGACAGGACTTCATTGTTCCATCACAGAATTTACTTTACTTGCCCCTGCAAGTCATTTTGACAGTGGAAGTGAAATCAGTGCCTTGCTATCTGGATGTGGTAGGATTTTACTCCTGTCCTGATAGAc encodes:
- the LOC116808147 gene encoding uncharacterized protein, which encodes MTSCLVAIPSKLEEYPTSLHTLQTQINTKNPPNKWVEIFSIRNSEANHFHRHHQFYGFKNRSRHRFHCGKPMESVDSPPLETSQAHLDVFLCHLLQVTLPWQGAAQVISTLRFCDSASHTHQPLPHLLRSPASRGGPAPDPGTSPQRQPDTLRARPSLRGCALPPAPNDPSVLRTAPPGSLRPRPSPRTRRRPVRPPFHPRPSAGAKPAPTPHQGWRHGRSLPHPHAAPAERQPPCPPLDGAVSRPDGAGRASEMLNQRQKDGCSQGKRGFAPGPAVPSPASPGSRPARAVPAAPALPRSSRRVRPAPGPERSAPLRPRAAGAAAAVALWPLWRHSAIGTMAELPLPAGLCASTFPAKLWRLVNSPRVRSVRWDSRALGLLIDRSLFERELLSPGNAQGPAPRPFRATRFRSFVRQLHRYGFRRVPGRAGSAAPGDAGAWLHYSNPCFRRDRPDLLLCVRRRSTPNRQRPAAGREGRRRPPPGSQQLPGARPLPDGQGRRARFRPLPTERPLPPGARPAASTCCTGTGPCRPGGRGRAASRSSMGSGHRPPSRRCFRSRPPTCSVSAGSRCCRSRGRSPAAASRTSTESSCLRSTGSCSGCSPAASSLSTGSSSPQPLSRKLPRALQPPVLHLAVLQHQQPPAQHRRPLGKSNCHQWISALP